From a single Cyclobacterium marinum DSM 745 genomic region:
- a CDS encoding amidohydrolase family protein, whose amino-acid sequence MLIDINAYVGNWPYKQMAYSTCEALLKKMNQFGVDKAVVANMSGIFYKNCQAANEALFAEIESSATYKERIVPFAIINPFYPGWKSDFDKCVKVGIKGIRIYPQYHDYQLTDSACVELVKMARDHDLVVGLTMRMVDSRQKSWMDLDQLAGTDKPEQGLVDLLAIIKEVPAAKYFILNLANGYQLKNDDFELIMKSKVLMDTSGRSLVNMAQALEFYGEDKFAFGTHAPILDYLTGMLRIESLREEEASQSTKDLLRWKNAQSMLNL is encoded by the coding sequence GTGTTAATTGATATCAATGCCTATGTGGGCAACTGGCCTTACAAGCAGATGGCGTATTCAACCTGTGAAGCACTGCTGAAAAAAATGAATCAGTTTGGAGTTGACAAGGCTGTAGTCGCCAATATGAGCGGGATTTTCTATAAAAATTGTCAGGCAGCCAATGAGGCATTGTTTGCTGAAATCGAATCCTCTGCCACCTATAAAGAAAGAATTGTACCATTTGCCATTATTAATCCTTTCTACCCCGGATGGAAAAGTGATTTTGATAAATGTGTAAAAGTCGGAATTAAAGGCATACGTATTTATCCCCAATATCATGATTATCAATTGACGGATTCCGCATGTGTTGAATTGGTGAAAATGGCCCGAGACCATGACTTGGTTGTTGGGCTGACCATGAGAATGGTCGATAGCCGACAGAAATCATGGATGGACTTGGATCAATTAGCAGGGACAGATAAACCCGAGCAAGGCTTAGTGGATTTATTGGCTATAATAAAGGAAGTGCCAGCCGCCAAATACTTTATATTAAACCTTGCAAATGGTTATCAGCTTAAAAATGACGACTTTGAGTTAATTATGAAAAGTAAGGTTCTCATGGATACTTCCGGTCGATCCCTGGTCAATATGGCACAAGCACTGGAATTCTATGGAGAAGATAAATTTGCTTTTGGGACGCATGCCCCGATACTGGATTACCTAACAGGAATGTTGCGTATTGAATCATTACGCGAAGAAGAAGCAAGCCAAAGTACCAAAGATTTGCTGAGGTGGAAAAATGCCCAAAGCATGTTGAACTTATAA
- a CDS encoding plastocyanin/azurin family copper-binding protein encodes MALKYSTALIFCFALLLHSALLAQDEDKKITSIEIKAIPGLQFDKVRFSVAPGAEVKLTVTNSDDDMPHNMVITKPGSRADVVLAAQQLAEKGPEMNFIPKSPLVLWSIPVIYSGESKTIQFKAPEEPGIYPFVCTYPGHGFIMYGYMFVTADSKMPALENDENIPPSRRTGDQKVLDTESAAMHHHPKLHPYDNVPPYLYRVFIEGSSLASIAVHLPNQLSYCWDAALCQLQFAWQGEFLDNTDLWHGHKNAYAKVLGEIFYQEKMEFPIRIGSRESIPSPEFLRYKLIDGYPEFHYLLSGVEVHEIIHPNKEGTGLIRTIKVNNAKEPVWFLFKADGQVEYGFSKGETENGALKLSPDEAKEFTIRMTKSNK; translated from the coding sequence ATGGCTTTAAAATACAGTACAGCGTTGATTTTCTGTTTTGCCCTGCTCCTACATTCGGCACTTCTGGCACAGGATGAAGATAAGAAAATTACATCCATTGAAATAAAGGCTATTCCCGGTCTTCAATTTGACAAGGTCAGGTTTTCTGTTGCTCCGGGGGCTGAAGTCAAGCTCACTGTCACGAATAGTGATGATGACATGCCCCATAATATGGTCATTACTAAGCCTGGATCAAGGGCTGACGTAGTCCTTGCAGCCCAGCAATTGGCAGAAAAAGGCCCGGAAATGAATTTTATTCCAAAGAGTCCTTTGGTGCTATGGTCCATTCCCGTAATCTATTCGGGCGAGAGCAAAACCATACAGTTTAAAGCGCCCGAGGAGCCTGGTATTTATCCTTTTGTATGTACCTATCCCGGTCATGGCTTTATCATGTACGGATACATGTTTGTGACCGCAGATAGTAAAATGCCAGCGCTAGAAAACGATGAAAACATCCCGCCTTCTCGAAGGACAGGAGACCAGAAAGTGCTGGATACGGAAAGTGCTGCCATGCACCATCATCCCAAATTGCATCCTTACGACAATGTGCCCCCTTACCTTTACCGAGTTTTTATCGAAGGATCCAGCCTTGCCAGTATAGCCGTCCACCTTCCCAATCAATTGTCGTATTGCTGGGATGCAGCATTGTGTCAGTTGCAGTTTGCCTGGCAAGGAGAATTCCTGGACAATACCGATCTATGGCACGGACATAAAAATGCCTATGCAAAAGTGCTCGGCGAAATATTTTATCAGGAGAAAATGGAATTTCCTATACGGATTGGCAGTAGAGAAAGCATTCCAAGCCCTGAATTTTTGAGGTACAAATTAATCGATGGCTACCCTGAGTTTCACTATTTGCTTTCAGGAGTGGAGGTTCATGAAATTATTCATCCAAACAAAGAAGGTACAGGATTGATCAGAACAATAAAGGTTAACAATGCAAAAGAACCTGTCTGGTTTCTATTCAAGGCTGATGGGCAAGTGGAGTATGGATTTAGTAAGGGTGAAACAGAAAATGGTGCCTTGAAACTGAGTCCAGATGAAGCAAAAGAATTTACCATTAGGATGACTAAAAGTAACAAGTGA
- a CDS encoding sulfatase family protein, translated as MRLKSLLFSLLCFVGTHGFGQQQKPNVLLIISDDQGYHDLGSFGNKDILTPYLDQLAAEGVRLTNFYVTSSACTPSRSGLLTGRYPQRNGTFELFRNNMVNYGHQYTDYEYSVSPERILGTDLREIFISELLKEGGYTNGYIGKWDLGQLKRYLPMQQGYDKYYGFANTGIDYFTHERYGSPSMIDGNQLSLEDKGRYTTALFEREALEFINGSQGKPFFLTLAFNAPHSASNLDPEIKGTVQATEKYLKMYPKSNTKRGEKQRAYKAAVTQMDQSIGTILERIKEMGLEENTLVIFLSDNGGMSLADNYPLKGGKAQFFEGGVRVPCLVKWPEKIDAGQTNDAFLSSLELFPMIVAAAGLELPKDVIYDGFDMLPVLQGKSGVDRAALYWEFRGDQAARVGNWKWVQSAKGNGLFDLKQDIGEQNDLSLEKPEILKELTRKFSVWKEEMENAAPRGPFKDF; from the coding sequence ATGAGACTTAAAAGTTTGCTCTTTTCTTTATTGTGTTTTGTTGGAACGCATGGGTTTGGCCAACAGCAAAAACCCAATGTCCTATTGATTATTTCAGACGATCAGGGATACCATGACCTTGGTTCCTTTGGTAATAAGGACATTCTTACCCCTTACTTGGATCAATTGGCAGCAGAAGGAGTGCGGTTGACTAATTTTTATGTCACTAGTTCTGCTTGTACCCCTTCCAGAAGTGGATTGCTTACAGGAAGGTATCCACAAAGAAATGGCACTTTTGAGCTCTTTCGTAACAATATGGTCAATTATGGGCATCAGTATACTGATTACGAATACAGCGTTTCCCCGGAACGGATCTTAGGGACAGACCTTAGAGAAATCTTTATTTCCGAATTATTAAAAGAAGGAGGCTATACCAATGGCTATATAGGAAAGTGGGATTTAGGCCAATTGAAGCGGTATTTACCAATGCAGCAGGGCTATGACAAGTACTATGGTTTTGCCAACACAGGGATTGATTATTTCACCCATGAGCGCTATGGGAGTCCATCCATGATCGATGGCAATCAGTTAAGCCTGGAAGACAAAGGAAGGTATACCACAGCCCTTTTTGAAAGGGAAGCACTGGAATTTATCAATGGAAGCCAAGGGAAACCCTTTTTTCTGACCTTGGCCTTCAATGCTCCTCACAGTGCTTCGAATTTAGATCCAGAGATTAAAGGCACTGTTCAGGCCACTGAAAAGTACTTGAAAATGTACCCCAAGTCAAACACAAAACGAGGTGAAAAACAAAGGGCATACAAAGCTGCTGTTACCCAAATGGATCAGTCCATTGGTACTATTTTAGAAAGGATAAAGGAAATGGGGCTAGAGGAAAATACCCTGGTAATCTTTCTTTCTGACAATGGTGGGATGTCCTTGGCAGACAATTACCCTTTAAAAGGAGGTAAGGCCCAGTTTTTTGAGGGTGGAGTAAGAGTCCCTTGTTTGGTCAAATGGCCGGAAAAAATTGATGCAGGGCAAACCAATGATGCTTTTTTATCTTCACTGGAATTGTTTCCCATGATTGTCGCTGCGGCAGGTTTAGAGCTACCCAAAGATGTTATTTATGATGGTTTTGACATGTTGCCTGTTCTCCAGGGCAAATCAGGTGTTGATAGAGCAGCCCTTTACTGGGAGTTTAGAGGAGATCAGGCAGCCAGAGTTGGGAATTGGAAATGGGTGCAGTCCGCAAAAGGAAATGGATTGTTTGATTTGAAACAGGACATTGGAGAACAAAATGATTTGTCTTTGGAGAAGCCCGAAATTCTGAAAGAGCTTACCCGAAAATTTTCAGTATGGAAAGAGGAGATGGAAAATGCAGCACCAAGAGGTCCTTTTAAGGATTTTTAA
- a CDS encoding RagB/SusD family nutrient uptake outer membrane protein, producing the protein MKTYKLNILSTFAILLSFTSCHDDLLNPIPESLLTNVNAFENSTDLDLAVLGIYNRLQSRFPTDYELMEIPSDNMYGYYFATAPGMAEIGLLDVSPENPRLNVFWKDTYNGIFRANTVLENIEVPTDYSTELKDKHIGEAKFLRAYFYFDLVRIFGGVPAVTSIIEVEESRQVPRATETEIYALISSDLNDAIAKLPTTSEQGRVSKAAAIALMAKVKVYEEKWSDAKTLLERLFADYDYELLPDFKDLFRIETEVNAESIFSLPYLEGTNGHTLTYALAPTAGVYGVINNGSRVGRPTWDLHKAYDPGDSRFSVTITEWQRTFSSAPDDEPFWFPYFNKFIIPIDNISSSGLDLPVLRLADMVLLYSEALYQLGDQETALAQLNSIRERAFGDSDHNYTLVDIATPELFMDKLLLERRLELAVENNRWFDLVRTGRFTTALTQLESEYNPSTEQAVIQNLNAQAYMKYFPIPYEQIQLAAPGVMEQNEGY; encoded by the coding sequence ATGAAAACTTACAAATTAAATATACTAAGCACATTTGCGATTTTGCTAAGCTTTACTTCCTGTCATGATGATCTGCTCAATCCGATTCCAGAATCATTATTGACCAATGTCAATGCTTTTGAAAATTCGACTGACCTGGATCTGGCAGTTTTGGGGATTTACAATCGATTGCAATCAAGGTTTCCAACGGATTATGAATTGATGGAAATTCCTTCAGACAATATGTATGGTTATTATTTTGCGACCGCTCCAGGGATGGCAGAAATAGGATTGCTGGATGTTAGCCCTGAAAATCCCAGACTAAATGTCTTTTGGAAGGATACTTACAATGGTATTTTTAGAGCCAATACTGTTCTGGAAAATATTGAAGTGCCCACAGATTATAGCACTGAATTAAAAGACAAACACATAGGTGAAGCGAAATTTTTGAGAGCTTACTTCTATTTTGATCTGGTAAGGATTTTTGGAGGTGTGCCAGCAGTGACAAGTATCATCGAGGTGGAGGAATCCAGACAGGTTCCAAGAGCCACTGAAACAGAAATTTATGCATTAATTTCCAGTGACCTGAATGATGCCATTGCCAAGCTTCCTACTACCTCCGAACAAGGAAGGGTGTCCAAAGCAGCAGCTATAGCACTTATGGCTAAGGTGAAAGTTTATGAAGAAAAATGGAGCGATGCCAAAACCTTATTGGAAAGGCTGTTCGCAGATTACGATTATGAATTATTGCCTGATTTTAAGGACCTATTTCGCATAGAAACTGAGGTAAACGCTGAATCCATTTTTTCCTTACCCTATTTGGAAGGTACCAATGGACATACCCTAACTTATGCCTTGGCACCTACTGCAGGCGTTTACGGCGTTATCAATAACGGTAGCAGGGTTGGAAGACCAACATGGGATTTGCATAAAGCTTATGATCCTGGGGATTCTAGGTTTAGTGTGACCATCACAGAATGGCAACGAACTTTCTCTTCTGCACCTGATGATGAACCTTTTTGGTTTCCTTACTTCAATAAATTCATCATTCCAATCGACAATATCAGTAGTTCAGGACTGGATTTGCCTGTTTTGAGATTGGCCGATATGGTATTGCTTTATTCCGAAGCACTGTACCAATTAGGTGATCAGGAAACTGCACTAGCACAGTTGAATAGCATCAGAGAAAGAGCTTTTGGGGATTCAGACCATAATTATACCTTGGTAGACATTGCCACTCCGGAATTGTTCATGGACAAACTGTTATTGGAAAGAAGACTTGAATTGGCCGTCGAAAACAACAGGTGGTTTGACCTGGTACGTACTGGTAGATTTACCACAGCTTTGACTCAACTTGAAAGTGAGTACAATCCTTCAACTGAACAGGCGGTGATTCAAAATCTGAATGCACAAGCATACATGAAATATTTCCCAATACCCTATGAGCAAATTCAATTGGCAGCTCCAGGGGTAATGGAACAAAATGAAGGTTATTGA
- a CDS encoding amidohydrolase family protein: MKKVNRRSFFSTTLKATAAASLPLSFSTNLPEDVKSKPNLFAGKPGVIDTNVNLFDWPFRKLKYGETDALLAKLNKHRVEKAWAGSFEALFHKDINGVNERLAKECKQKGKGMLFPFGTVNLAWPDWEEDLRRCHEVYKMPGVRIYPIYQTFDPSHPYFEKLVAQVEKRKMILQIVGDMDDSRNHHPIVLTRGADMNPLVDIIKKYPKVKIQMLYWTHKITGNLLERFIKETNVVFDTSRIEGSGAVGRLIEGNPWNGKKGIPLAAERVLFGSHAPYFPVEASFLKLMESPLTAEQANGILQGNANIFMNSAL, translated from the coding sequence ATGAAAAAAGTAAACCGCCGCAGCTTTTTTAGTACCACACTTAAAGCCACTGCCGCTGCCTCATTGCCACTTAGCTTTTCGACTAACCTACCGGAGGATGTAAAAAGTAAACCCAATTTGTTTGCCGGAAAACCTGGGGTCATCGATACCAATGTCAATTTGTTTGATTGGCCATTTAGAAAACTGAAATATGGTGAGACCGATGCTTTGCTAGCCAAGCTAAACAAACACAGGGTGGAAAAAGCTTGGGCAGGAAGTTTTGAGGCACTTTTTCACAAAGACATCAATGGTGTCAATGAACGATTGGCCAAGGAATGCAAGCAAAAAGGCAAGGGAATGCTGTTCCCATTCGGAACAGTAAATCTGGCTTGGCCGGATTGGGAAGAAGACCTGAGGCGTTGCCATGAGGTGTACAAGATGCCGGGCGTTAGGATTTACCCCATTTACCAAACCTTTGATCCAAGCCATCCGTATTTTGAAAAATTGGTAGCTCAGGTAGAAAAAAGGAAAATGATCCTGCAAATTGTAGGAGACATGGATGACAGTAGAAATCACCACCCGATCGTCCTCACGAGAGGGGCTGACATGAACCCTTTGGTGGATATTATTAAAAAATACCCCAAGGTAAAAATTCAAATGCTTTACTGGACACATAAAATTACCGGAAACCTTTTGGAGCGATTCATCAAGGAAACCAATGTAGTTTTTGACACCTCCAGGATAGAAGGTAGTGGAGCAGTAGGAAGGTTGATTGAAGGCAATCCATGGAATGGGAAGAAGGGTATTCCATTGGCAGCAGAGCGGGTTTTGTTTGGTTCTCACGCTCCTTATTTCCCTGTAGAGGCAAGTTTTCTGAAACTGATGGAATCACCATTAACGGCTGAGCAGGCCAATGGGATTTTGCAGGGGAATGCCAATATTTTCATGAATTCCGCCCTATAG
- a CDS encoding DegT/DnrJ/EryC1/StrS family aminotransferase: protein MNKAYSRRKFMAGLSTSSLAIAATPVLPGLGNVLIQNKEKLAILGGTAVREKGRIGPAWPYVDDQMVNAIVKTTRSGIWSRIQSATGNVPTFEKEFARQIGVGYSVGTGSGTQALSTCVEALGIGPGDEVITSPYTDMGTISSILTSRALPVMVDLDLTSFQLDPEEVAKKINKNTKAIMPVHIMGVPANMERIMELARKHGLKVIEDSCQAPFARYQGKAIGTIGDLGCFSFQASKAIACGEGGAVVGNDQVLMEQCYTVQNRGASRKGRNETIGPKYRMNEFEGAILMAQLPGAKDRFLKRNENAEYLIAQLAGIPGLTPQKKYPGTESSSYYHFAMSYNKEHFNGADRSLFLKALNAEGIPMGSYIKNGLHKEPWIQHVLGLDEYQTMYTKERREAYANSLDLPNCDKICNETLISFWGSGMLLGSRQEMDEIVAGITKVYENRDSLNKIKNS from the coding sequence ATGAACAAAGCATACAGTAGGAGAAAATTCATGGCTGGTCTTTCTACCAGCTCTTTGGCCATAGCTGCCACACCTGTTTTGCCTGGACTGGGCAATGTATTGATCCAAAACAAAGAAAAGCTGGCTATTTTAGGAGGTACAGCCGTAAGAGAAAAAGGCAGGATAGGACCAGCTTGGCCTTATGTGGATGATCAAATGGTGAATGCCATCGTCAAAACAACCCGAAGTGGCATATGGAGCAGAATACAATCTGCTACAGGCAATGTGCCCACTTTTGAAAAGGAATTTGCCAGGCAGATTGGGGTTGGGTACAGTGTAGGAACAGGATCTGGCACCCAGGCCTTAAGTACTTGTGTAGAAGCCCTTGGTATTGGTCCAGGTGATGAGGTGATAACTTCTCCTTATACGGACATGGGAACTATTTCTTCTATTCTGACCAGTAGGGCACTACCGGTGATGGTAGACCTTGACCTTACTTCTTTCCAGTTGGACCCAGAGGAGGTAGCCAAAAAAATCAATAAGAATACCAAGGCCATAATGCCGGTCCATATCATGGGCGTACCTGCGAACATGGAGCGTATCATGGAATTGGCGAGAAAGCATGGATTGAAAGTAATAGAAGATTCCTGTCAGGCACCTTTTGCTCGCTATCAGGGGAAGGCCATAGGTACTATAGGGGATTTGGGCTGTTTTAGTTTTCAGGCAAGTAAAGCCATTGCCTGCGGAGAAGGAGGAGCTGTGGTCGGAAATGATCAGGTTTTGATGGAACAATGTTATACCGTTCAGAACAGAGGGGCTTCCAGAAAAGGGAGGAATGAGACCATTGGCCCAAAATACCGAATGAATGAGTTTGAAGGGGCCATCCTTATGGCACAGTTGCCGGGGGCCAAGGATAGGTTTTTGAAGCGAAATGAAAATGCAGAATACCTTATAGCTCAGTTGGCAGGTATTCCGGGATTGACTCCACAGAAAAAGTACCCTGGAACCGAAAGCAGTTCCTATTATCACTTTGCGATGTCCTATAACAAGGAACATTTTAATGGTGCTGACAGGAGCCTGTTCTTAAAAGCGCTGAATGCGGAAGGGATTCCTATGGGCTCCTATATTAAAAACGGACTGCACAAAGAACCTTGGATCCAACATGTTTTGGGCTTGGATGAATACCAGACCATGTATACAAAAGAAAGAAGGGAAGCGTACGCTAATTCGCTGGATCTCCCAAATTGCGATAAAATTTGTAACGAAACGCTTATCTCCTTCTGGGGCTCTGGAATGCTTTTAGGCTCTCGTCAGGAAATGGACGAGATAGTTGCCGGGATTACGAAAGTATACGAAAACAGAGACAGTTTGAATAAAATCAAAAACAGCTGA
- a CDS encoding amidohydrolase family protein, with amino-acid sequence MTRREFSLSGTVSIFGLMTGVPPIDFRTRASGENNFDLMKEVNKYRKIDAYATSNMTLDQIKDQIDFADRLSIEKMFVGMPMLPIKATPEEFRSINDKVIKGVKAYPDRLVGEFTINPTYKKEAIDEINRCVDNGLVGTRLYNQVKISDPLYEPIIEKLSALKMIVFMHGECQLGVGGYRMKYDAGKLTSTSTPEDFVAAAKKFPDANFQFAHIGGGGDWECMCKTFEHTPNIYVDTGGSNNEENMIDFALKYLGEDRLFFGTDNSYYQSVGKVLASNLNEGQKRKLFFDNYNALLKKGGFGVN; translated from the coding sequence ATGACAAGAAGAGAATTTTCACTTAGTGGAACTGTTTCCATTTTTGGTTTGATGACGGGTGTTCCACCTATTGATTTCAGAACGAGAGCATCTGGAGAAAATAACTTTGATTTGATGAAAGAGGTGAATAAGTACAGGAAAATAGATGCCTATGCTACTTCTAACATGACTCTAGATCAGATCAAAGACCAAATTGATTTTGCGGACAGGCTATCAATAGAAAAGATGTTTGTTGGTATGCCCATGTTGCCTATAAAAGCTACTCCAGAAGAGTTCAGGAGTATCAATGATAAGGTGATCAAAGGAGTAAAAGCCTACCCTGATCGATTGGTTGGGGAGTTTACTATTAACCCTACTTATAAAAAGGAGGCGATTGATGAAATCAACCGGTGTGTAGACAATGGACTGGTGGGGACTCGCTTGTACAATCAGGTAAAGATCAGTGATCCCTTGTATGAGCCTATTATTGAAAAACTCTCTGCATTAAAAATGATTGTTTTTATGCATGGAGAGTGTCAGTTAGGAGTAGGAGGGTACCGAATGAAGTATGATGCTGGAAAATTGACTAGCACTTCTACACCGGAAGATTTTGTAGCTGCTGCGAAAAAATTCCCTGATGCTAATTTCCAATTTGCACATATAGGAGGCGGAGGTGATTGGGAATGCATGTGTAAAACCTTTGAACATACGCCCAATATTTATGTGGACACAGGAGGTAGCAATAATGAGGAAAACATGATTGACTTCGCCCTTAAGTATTTGGGTGAGGACAGGCTTTTTTTCGGAACGGACAACAGTTACTATCAAAGCGTAGGAAAAGTACTGGCTTCCAACCTCAATGAAGGACAGAAAAGAAAATTGTTTTTCGACAATTACAATGCTTTGCTGAAGAAAGGAGGTTTTGGTGTTAATTGA
- a CDS encoding amidohydrolase family protein: MNNFAIDPHLYGLPDIEELKAFRIWDTHYHGFLTGTEPIKQHQEMLFYVKRMGLERIISVDIGGTLSDPLDPKPHDAAQLEILKNEPDWISGIIPIDPGFPDESLAKMKKWIANGPCVGIKYVGGNKLGVTCDADQNDKIIRYAAELGAVIYIHTWIKVGGEPRWPGGGNLNGESTPMDVATLAKRFPNVPLICGHAGGDWELAARAVRPYENVLFEFSGADPHSGSVDYAVDIVGVDRIVWGGHGPSRSFSTEMAKVLDASLSQKERMKVFGENYRKIAKPIFASKGINITV, from the coding sequence ATGAACAATTTTGCCATAGATCCCCATTTATACGGACTTCCGGATATAGAAGAATTAAAAGCATTTAGAATTTGGGATACCCATTACCATGGGTTTTTGACAGGAACCGAGCCTATTAAACAACACCAGGAAATGCTGTTCTATGTAAAGAGAATGGGGCTGGAGCGTATCATTTCTGTGGATATTGGGGGAACCCTAAGTGACCCTCTGGATCCTAAACCACATGATGCGGCCCAACTAGAAATATTGAAAAATGAGCCAGACTGGATTTCCGGAATTATCCCCATAGACCCAGGTTTTCCAGATGAGAGTTTAGCGAAAATGAAAAAGTGGATTGCCAACGGACCGTGCGTGGGTATCAAGTATGTAGGGGGGAATAAACTGGGAGTGACCTGTGATGCGGATCAAAACGATAAGATCATTCGCTATGCTGCCGAATTAGGAGCTGTGATTTATATCCATACCTGGATAAAGGTAGGGGGAGAGCCTAGATGGCCAGGAGGAGGAAACCTGAATGGAGAATCTACCCCGATGGATGTAGCAACGCTTGCCAAACGATTCCCGAATGTGCCCTTGATTTGCGGACATGCAGGTGGGGATTGGGAGTTGGCGGCGAGAGCCGTCAGGCCCTACGAAAATGTATTGTTTGAATTTAGCGGTGCAGATCCGCATTCAGGTTCTGTGGATTATGCGGTAGATATAGTAGGTGTTGACCGAATCGTTTGGGGTGGACATGGACCAAGTCGCTCTTTTTCTACGGAAATGGCTAAAGTCCTTGATGCCTCTCTTTCCCAGAAAGAACGCATGAAGGTATTCGGCGAAAATTACCGGAAAATTGCAAAACCAATATTTGCATCAAAAGGCATAAACATTACGGTGTAA
- a CDS encoding DUF7133 domain-containing protein produces MTKTRHLLIVLLTGLCIVSACKPKLQGAGASYQVATIPVPNGLLAETGGLDFLSDGRLIACFTRGEVMIFDPKTNEWSLFAEGLHEPLGLVVINDSEIVVLQRPELTRITDTDKDGKADVYEKITDDFGISGNYHEFNYGPVRDSEGNFYIALNTASSGGGIRENVRGELRLNGRDGEDGKRQMYSVVPYRGWVLKIQPDGKVIPFASGFRSPNGLGFDDSGNLFVTDNQSDWVETSTLYHVKKDRFFGHPSSLVWQEEWKDADPFSLPISTLDSLRTKASVLFPHGIMANSPTQPLFIKYNEQFKDFEGQFLIGEMNRDRIFRIMLEEVAGEFQGACIPFVDGQGLRVGNNRLVFGPDGSLWVGQIEHGWRGDQGIQKISSTGNPPMDIATMSLTKNGFTITFTQAVNPEGALAIKNYQLRRYYYAYQKKPFDEPVDKSTQRDLQSVAIKDITISADHMRVELVLEALKPGYVYELKLDSIFNQAGKPLDNQLIAYTLNNLLPS; encoded by the coding sequence ATGACAAAAACGAGACATTTATTAATTGTACTACTGACTGGTCTTTGTATTGTTTCAGCCTGTAAGCCAAAACTGCAAGGAGCTGGCGCCTCTTATCAGGTAGCTACAATCCCTGTTCCCAATGGTTTATTGGCAGAAACAGGTGGGCTTGATTTTTTATCAGACGGCCGATTGATCGCTTGTTTTACCCGAGGGGAGGTCATGATTTTTGATCCTAAAACCAATGAATGGTCCTTGTTTGCTGAAGGGCTGCACGAACCATTGGGGTTGGTGGTAATTAATGACAGTGAAATTGTGGTTTTGCAAAGACCAGAATTGACTCGGATTACAGATACGGACAAGGATGGAAAAGCCGATGTATATGAAAAAATAACAGATGATTTTGGGATATCAGGCAATTACCATGAATTCAACTACGGGCCTGTGAGGGACAGTGAAGGAAACTTTTACATTGCCTTGAATACCGCGTCCTCTGGTGGAGGCATTCGGGAAAATGTTCGGGGTGAGTTGCGACTAAATGGCAGAGATGGGGAAGATGGAAAGAGACAAATGTATTCAGTTGTTCCCTACCGAGGGTGGGTTTTGAAAATTCAGCCGGATGGCAAGGTTATCCCTTTTGCTTCGGGTTTCAGGTCACCGAATGGACTGGGTTTTGATGATTCGGGTAACTTGTTTGTTACCGATAACCAAAGCGATTGGGTAGAGACGAGCACGCTGTACCATGTGAAAAAAGACCGATTCTTTGGACATCCTTCAAGCCTCGTGTGGCAAGAAGAGTGGAAGGATGCAGACCCATTTTCACTCCCAATTTCAACATTGGACAGTCTCCGTACCAAGGCGTCTGTATTGTTTCCACATGGAATAATGGCCAATTCTCCCACCCAACCCTTATTTATTAAATACAACGAGCAGTTCAAAGATTTTGAAGGGCAATTTCTGATTGGAGAAATGAATAGGGACCGGATTTTCCGGATAATGCTTGAGGAAGTCGCAGGGGAATTTCAAGGGGCTTGTATTCCATTTGTTGATGGACAAGGTTTGAGAGTTGGCAACAACCGCCTTGTTTTTGGACCGGATGGTAGTTTATGGGTAGGGCAAATTGAACATGGCTGGAGAGGTGATCAAGGCATTCAAAAGATTTCTTCCACCGGAAATCCACCCATGGATATCGCTACAATGTCGCTGACCAAAAATGGTTTTACCATAACCTTCACTCAAGCGGTAAATCCGGAAGGCGCTTTGGCCATAAAAAATTACCAGTTGCGTCGGTATTATTATGCGTATCAGAAAAAGCCGTTTGATGAGCCGGTAGATAAGTCTACGCAAAGAGATTTACAATCCGTGGCCATAAAAGACATCACCATATCTGCTGATCATATGAGGGTGGAATTGGTTTTGGAAGCGCTAAAACCAGGGTATGTTTATGAGCTAAAATTAGACAGTATTTTCAATCAGGCCGGAAAGCCCCTCGACAATCAACTCATAGCCTATACCCTCAATAATTTATTGCCTTCGTGA